In the Nitratiruptor sp. YY09-18 genome, AGCAAAAAGCCCTTGCAGGTGTTGCAGTTGATGCAGTTTTTGATTCAGTCTCGGTCAAAACTACATTCGTAGAGGAGCTCAATAAGCTTGGTATTATCTTTTGCTCAATATCAGAAGCGATTCGCGACTATCCAGATTTGGTCAAAAAATATATGTTTAGCGTTGTTCCTATGACAGACAACTTCTTTGCAGCACTCAACTCTGCTGTATTTAGTGATGGAACTTTTGTCTATATCCCTAAAGGCGTCAAGTGTCCTATGGAGCTTAGCACATATTTTCGTATCAACGCACAAAATACAGGGCAGTTTGAGAGAACACTCATCATTGCTGATGAGGGAAGTTATGTAAGTTACAATGAGGGGTGCTCTGCACCAAGTCGTGATGAAAACCAGCTCCACGCTGCAGTAGTTGAACTAATAGCCCATAAAGATGCCCATATCAATTACTCCACTATCCAAAACTGGTATCCAGGGGACGCTGAAGGAAAAGGTGGCATCTACAATTTCGTTACTAAAAGAGGTCTATGTGAAGGCGAAAACTCCAAAATTACATGGACACAGGTAGAAACCGGCTCAGTCATAACGTGGAAATATCCCAGTTGTATCCTCAAAGGAGACAACTCAGTAGGAGAGTTTTATTCGGTTGCTATTACACGCCTTGCGCAGCAAGCAGATACCGGAACAAAAATGATCCACCTTGGTAAAAATACAAAGAGTGTCATTATCTCAAAAGGTATCAGCGCACAAAAGGGACAAAATAGCTATAGAGGGCTTGTAAAAGTTGCTGAAAAGGCAAAAGGAGCCAAAAACTATAGTGAGTGTGACTCACTCCTCATCGGAGATAACTGTGGAGCACACACATTCCCATACCTTGAGAGCAAGTGCGAATCAGCTCAAATAGAGCATGAAGCAACAACAAGTAAAATTAGCGAAGAGCAACTTTTTTATCTTCGCCAAAGAGGGATTAGTGAAGAAGATGCTGTCAGTATGATAGTTCATGGATTTTGTAAAGATGTACTCAGCAAACTTCCTATGGAGTTTGCAGTAGAAGCAAAAGCATTATTAGATTTAACATTGGAAGGAAGTGTAGGATGAGTAAAATGATGGAAATAAAAAATCTCCATGCAAAAATTGGTGAAAAAGAGATTCTCAAAGGTATTAATCTCGATCTTTTTAAAGGAAAAGTTCATGCAATTATGGGACCGAACGGTGCAGGTAAATCAACGCTCTCAAAGACTATAGTAGGTCACCCAGATGTTGAAGTTACAAAGGGTGAAATTATCTATAAAGGTAAAAATATAGTAGATATGGAGCCTGAAGAGAGAGCATTGGAAGGGATCTTCATGAGTTTTCAGCATCCTGTAGAGATTCCAGGTGTAAACAATGCATACTTTTTGCGTACAGCTCTCAATGCAAAGAGAAAGCACCTTGGGCTCAAACCTCTCAATGCGGCTGAGTTTTTAAAACTTTTAAAAGCAAAAATCAAAGAGCTCGGTATGCGAGAAGAGATGATCCACAGAAGTCTCAATGAGGGTTTTAGTGGCGGTGAGAAGAAGCTCAACGAGATATTGCAGATGGAGATTTTAGAGCCGGAGTTTGTTATCCTTGATGAGATCGACTCTGGTCTTGATATAGATGCACTTAAAAAAGTGAGTGAAGCGATCAATAAGATGCGCTCACCTGATCGTACATTTATGATCATTACGCATTATCGTAAAATTCTAGACTATATAGAGCCAGATTTTGTTCATGTTCTTAAAAATGGAAAAGTCCTTAAAACTGGTGGTATCGAAATCGTCGACGCTCTTGAAAAAGAGGGATACAAAATATTTGGGGAAGAGTGATGAAAGTATTAGATATCAATCTCGAACAGTTTAGCGAGAAAAAAGCACTCATTCAAAAACTTAAATCCATGGGGCTTCCTACACCAAAGACTGAGCACTACCGCTACTTCGGTATTCGCCCTCTATTAGAAAAAGATTACACACGCTACACACCAAAACCTTTACGTGCTGAAGAAGGTGATGTAGTGGAAATCGTCGATGGAGTTTTGACAAAAGCTCCTAAAGATATCTATGTACATATACAAAAAAATATCAAAGTAGATGACAGTCACTACGATCAGGTCTACTACATCTCACACCTTTTGAGTGAACATGTAATTAACATTGAGATCGAGAGTGACACAGATCTCAAAATCGTACAAAAATTTACTAAAGATGGCTGTTTTGTACCATATCGCGTCAAACTCACAATCGCACCAAATACACAAGTCAATATCGAAGAGGAGATCGTAGCAATTGCACAAGATGCCCTCTACTTCTACGGTTATGATATTGAGATAGCACAGGATGCAAGAGTCAAGTTAGTGCAAAAGCGTAATACTAACATTGAGAACTTTAGCACTATTGGCTCACACAGTATTATCTGCCAAAGAAATGCTGCGTTCGATCTTTTTACATTTGATTTTGGTAATGCGAAGACGCTCCATAACTACCATGTAGTTCTTGAAGAGCATGCATCAACTGATCAAAACCATGTGATATTTGCTCGCCAACAGGCAAAACTTGGCAATACTTTCCACATAGAAAATCGTGGGAAAGAGAGCAAGACGACACAGCTATCACGCAACATTCTCAAAGACCATGCAAGAGGAATTTTTGATGGTCTTTTGATAGTTAAAAATCCGGCAAAGTATAGCTCTATCTATCAAGATTCAAAAACTATTTTGCTCAATGATGGCGCTTATATGGTGAGCAAACCGCAAATGGAGATCTATACAGAATATATTCTCGAAGCAACTCATGGATCTACCACAGGGCATCTCGATGAAGAGGCTCTGTTTTACCTGCGACAACGTGGTATAGAAAAATCTCTTGCCAAAGAGATGCTCGTGCTTAGTTTCCTCAATGAAGTATTTGAGAAATTGGGCAGCGAGGAGATAAAAGAGGAGTTTGTCAAACTCTATGAGGAGGCTCAATGAGCGATAAAAAAGAGCTCTACAACATTCCGCTTGAAGAACGAGATATCGAAGTAGACAATGATGGAATCAAAGATATCGAAGATCATAACAAAAAATATGGTACTCCTGAAGAGATTAAACAAGAGATCATCAAATATCTCAAAACGATCTACGACCCTGAGATACCTGTGAATATCTATGATCTTGGGCTCATTTATGATCTCAAGCTCATACGCCGTGAGGATGGGTATAAAGCCATTATCACAATGACCCTTACAAGCGTAGTCTGTCCTGTTGGAGAAAGCATTGTCGATATGGTCAAAAATATTGCCAACAAAATCGATGGTCTAGCAGAGGTTGAAGTGGATCTTGTTTTTGATCCACCATGGGATAAGAGCAAAATGAGCGATGAAGCAAAACTTGTTCTTGGCATGATGTAGCTTCATGCTACTCTTGCCAGAGTTATCTATTGCACTCCACTTCTATAGTATAGCCCTTATCTGTTTTTGTCTGGTGCTTGATTTTATATCCTCTAAAACCGCAGTGATATGAAGCCTTTTCGGTACACATATCAAAATTTTTCCCACAAGTAATCGTTTTGTATGTAGGCTTTGTAGGGAAAATATTTGGATTGAGGCGCCCCAAACAACCACTCAAGAGAAAAACCGCACCAATGAAGAGTATCCACTTTACCATATTCAATCCTTAAATGCTATGCGCTCAGCTTCTGCTAGAAGCTCTCTTGCTCCATTTTCAATCATACTTTGGGCAAGTTCTTGGCCTAACTCCTGGTAGTTCTCCACACTGCCAAAGACTTTGTCTTTGAGGAGCTCTTTGCCGTTTGGAAGACCCACTACTGCACGAGCAACGATATCACCATTTTCCAAAACCTTCGCATTGACTCCTATTGGAACCTGACACCCACCCTCAAGTACCTCAATAAAATCTCTCTCCACAATGGTCTCTATCTGGCTCCTCTCATCATTGAGCTTCTTTACAATATCCAAAACTTCTGGCACACACTCTATTCCCAAAGCCGCCTGACCCATTGCCGGTATCATGAGATTATCATCAATCTTTTGAACATATTGGACACTCTTCAAAAGTCCTAAACGCTTAAGACCTGCATAGGCTAGAATAATAGCATCAAACTCACCATTTTTAAGTTTATTAATTCTTGTATCTACATTACCGCGTAAATCCTTGATCTGCAAATCTGGGCGGTAATGCAGTAGCTGCATCCGTCTTCTAAGACTTGTCGTACCAACGACTGCATTTGGAGGAAGATCTTCAATGCTTTCATATTTTTCACTCAAAAAAGCATCATTGACAACTTCTCTTTTTGTAATCGCTCCAAGCACAAGACCTTCAGGTAGCTCTGTTGGCACATCTTTGAGACTGTGTACTGCAATGTGTGCATCGCCTCGTAGCATGGCTTCTTCGAGCTCTTTTGTAAAAAGTCCCTTACCTCCAATGAGTGCTAGAGGCGTATCGAGGATCTTGTCCCCTTTTGTTTTAAAAATTTGTAGCTCAACCTCATGCCCCATCTGCTCTAAAAGACTTTTGATATGGTTCGACTGCCAAAGGGCAAGCTTACTTCCTCGTGTAGCAATAATTAGTCGCATTATTTACTCTTTTTTGGGATAAACTTTTTGTATTTTTCACGTCTTGGATCATACTTATTATCTATAAACACTGTAGGAGTGCCCTTAATCATAAGTTCCCTTGCGATATCGGCATCATGCTGTAGCTCTGTAATCACCTCTGGAGAGTTAATCTGCTGTGGAGTTAGTTTAATTCCAAGCTTTTTATCCAACTCTTGGAGTGTCTTTTTCTCATCTTTTTGCGCGTAATCAAACTCAGTTTTATAGATCTTTTCAATCGCCTCTTTGTTTCCGTGTTCTTTGAGATAAATAATAGCTTTTGCTAGCGCTACGCTTGCAGGATGAAGTGTTTGGATCGGAAGATGGTAGTAATACAATACAAAAGTGTCAGGATATTTTTTGGTCAGCTCTATTAATTCAGGTACAACTTCACGACAAAACGGACAGAGAGGATCACTAAAAACTACAATTTTATGTTTTGCATTTTTGTGCCCATAGAGAAGATGTTTATCATCGTAGAACCTATCTTTAAAATCGAGCACTACCCTTTGTTTGAGACTCGTATTTGTTTTGATATCTACAAGATCTGGAGCCACATATCTCTCATTGACAAAGATTATATCCCTATCAGTAATATTTTGCTCTTTGTTGCCCCTTTTGATACCTATATCAAACTGCACAACATACGCAGTCCAGCCTTGTGGCTTTTCCATCTCCTTTTTATCCAAAACCTTCGCATTATAAACTTTGATTTGTGGATTTGATGAGAGGCCTCTTTTGACAAATTTTTCAACATCTTTATCAGTAGTTTTTGCAGCACTCAAAGCAAGAGCAGAAACTAAACTAACGCTCAATAATCTCAACATCAATGACATCACTATCCTCCATATCTCTTTTGGATTTCAATTTAAATATTTTCCTTGCAATAAAACGCGAAAAGACACCAAATTGCAACAAGATTCCCAAAATATCAGTAAAAAAGCCAGGAATTATAAGCAAAATGGCTCCAAGGAGTATGTAGAGATTCATACTCTCAAACTCTTCAACACTTATCTCACCATTTGCAAGAGCCTGCATAGTAGCCATCATCTGGATATGCATATTTTTGATTATCCAAATTCCATAGATAGCTGTTGCTATGATCTCTACAAAAGTCCAAAAAGGACCTATAAGCGAAGCTATCTTGACTGAAACAAATGTCTCAATAAAAAGG is a window encoding:
- a CDS encoding thioredoxin domain-containing protein — protein: MSLMLRLLSVSLVSALALSAAKTTDKDVEKFVKRGLSSNPQIKVYNAKVLDKKEMEKPQGWTAYVVQFDIGIKRGNKEQNITDRDIIFVNERYVAPDLVDIKTNTSLKQRVVLDFKDRFYDDKHLLYGHKNAKHKIVVFSDPLCPFCREVVPELIELTKKYPDTFVLYYYHLPIQTLHPASVALAKAIIYLKEHGNKEAIEKIYKTEFDYAQKDEKKTLQELDKKLGIKLTPQQINSPEVITELQHDADIARELMIKGTPTVFIDNKYDPRREKYKKFIPKKSK
- a CDS encoding FxsA family protein, which produces MIYFILYLFIETFVSVKIASLIGPFWTFVEIIATAIYGIWIIKNMHIQMMATMQALANGEISVEEFESMNLYILLGAILLIIPGFFTDILGILLQFGVFSRFIARKIFKLKSKRDMEDSDVIDVEIIER
- the sufC gene encoding Fe-S cluster assembly ATPase SufC, giving the protein MMEIKNLHAKIGEKEILKGINLDLFKGKVHAIMGPNGAGKSTLSKTIVGHPDVEVTKGEIIYKGKNIVDMEPEERALEGIFMSFQHPVEIPGVNNAYFLRTALNAKRKHLGLKPLNAAEFLKLLKAKIKELGMREEMIHRSLNEGFSGGEKKLNEILQMEILEPEFVILDEIDSGLDIDALKKVSEAINKMRSPDRTFMIITHYRKILDYIEPDFVHVLKNGKVLKTGGIEIVDALEKEGYKIFGEE
- a CDS encoding SufD family Fe-S cluster assembly protein; this translates as MKVLDINLEQFSEKKALIQKLKSMGLPTPKTEHYRYFGIRPLLEKDYTRYTPKPLRAEEGDVVEIVDGVLTKAPKDIYVHIQKNIKVDDSHYDQVYYISHLLSEHVINIEIESDTDLKIVQKFTKDGCFVPYRVKLTIAPNTQVNIEEEIVAIAQDALYFYGYDIEIAQDARVKLVQKRNTNIENFSTIGSHSIICQRNAAFDLFTFDFGNAKTLHNYHVVLEEHASTDQNHVIFARQQAKLGNTFHIENRGKESKTTQLSRNILKDHARGIFDGLLIVKNPAKYSSIYQDSKTILLNDGAYMVSKPQMEIYTEYILEATHGSTTGHLDEEALFYLRQRGIEKSLAKEMLVLSFLNEVFEKLGSEEIKEEFVKLYEEAQ
- the hemC gene encoding hydroxymethylbilane synthase: MMRLIIATRGSKLALWQSNHIKSLLEQMGHEVELQIFKTKGDKILDTPLALIGGKGLFTKELEEAMLRGDAHIAVHSLKDVPTELPEGLVLGAITKREVVNDAFLSEKYESIEDLPPNAVVGTTSLRRRMQLLHYRPDLQIKDLRGNVDTRINKLKNGEFDAIILAYAGLKRLGLLKSVQYVQKIDDNLMIPAMGQAALGIECVPEVLDIVKKLNDERSQIETIVERDFIEVLEGGCQVPIGVNAKVLENGDIVARAVVGLPNGKELLKDKVFGSVENYQELGQELAQSMIENGARELLAEAERIAFKD
- a CDS encoding iron-sulfur cluster assembly protein; translation: MSDKKELYNIPLEERDIEVDNDGIKDIEDHNKKYGTPEEIKQEIIKYLKTIYDPEIPVNIYDLGLIYDLKLIRREDGYKAIITMTLTSVVCPVGESIVDMVKNIANKIDGLAEVEVDLVFDPPWDKSKMSDEAKLVLGMM
- the sufB gene encoding Fe-S cluster assembly protein SufB; the protein is MGMEKVDKIINSDYDIGFEVDVEEEKAPPGLNEDTIRFISAKKNEPEWMLELRLKAFHAWQKMEEPRWAKVTYPPIDYQAISYWAAPKKALESLDEVDPEILKAYEKLGIPLEEQKALAGVAVDAVFDSVSVKTTFVEELNKLGIIFCSISEAIRDYPDLVKKYMFSVVPMTDNFFAALNSAVFSDGTFVYIPKGVKCPMELSTYFRINAQNTGQFERTLIIADEGSYVSYNEGCSAPSRDENQLHAAVVELIAHKDAHINYSTIQNWYPGDAEGKGGIYNFVTKRGLCEGENSKITWTQVETGSVITWKYPSCILKGDNSVGEFYSVAITRLAQQADTGTKMIHLGKNTKSVIISKGISAQKGQNSYRGLVKVAEKAKGAKNYSECDSLLIGDNCGAHTFPYLESKCESAQIEHEATTSKISEEQLFYLRQRGISEEDAVSMIVHGFCKDVLSKLPMEFAVEAKALLDLTLEGSVG